A genomic segment from Neodiprion lecontei isolate iyNeoLeco1 chromosome 1, iyNeoLeco1.1, whole genome shotgun sequence encodes:
- the LOC107217112 gene encoding xylulose kinase produces the protein MSDGTAVETETKATYLGLDLSTQQLKAVVVDENLKVLHETSVQFDNDLPEFRTYGGVVQNKSDPLLRVAPTLMWVKALDMILDKLRVCGVDFAKVAAISGSTQQHGTVYWGKGSGNQLKNLDPDKFLHEQLATFFSVGLSPVWMDSSTSEQCRILEEAVGGPQKLAEITGSRAYERFSGAQIAKIAHYKPDAYASTERISLVSSFAATLFLGDFAPIDLSDGSGTNLLDIRTKDWCDQLLEACAPGLRERLGSPVPSYTNLGPVSKYLVERFGFDEKCRVIAFTGDNPGSLIGMRLKDGDVACSLGTSDTLFLWLEKVKTATEGHIFCNPLEDGAYMALLCFKNGSLTRERIRDSAAGGSWQIFNELLESTPRGNFGNIGLYYDAQEIIPFLNGDHRYNKANDEISRYSSKEVEVRAVIEGQFIARRAHAEDFGFTIGPNTRIIATGGASNNKAILQVLADVFNSPVYVSELANSAMLGGAYQAKHGLLRGEKTFLEITASLPEPRLLCQPYKDAESIYKPMIVRYRKIVADLLKKE, from the exons ATGAGTGACGGAACCGCCGTGGAGACCGAGACGAAGGCCACCTACCTGGGCCTGGACCTCAGCACTCAGCAG ttGAAAGCTGTTGTGGTGGACGAGAACCTGAAGGTTCTTCACGAGACTAGCGTGCAGTTCGACAATGATTTACCGGAGTTTAG AACCTACGGAGGAGTTGTTCAGAACAAAAGCGATCCCTTGCTCAGGGTGGCTCCCACACTGATGTGGGTAAAAGCCCTGGACATGATTCTCGACAAATTGCGGGTCTGCGGTGTCGACTTTGCAAAAGTCGCCGCGATTTCCGGTAGCACGCAG cAACACGGTACGGTTTACTGGGGAAAAGGAAGCGGCAatcagttgaaaaatttggatCCGGACAAGTTTTTGCACGAGCAACTGGCGACGTTTTTTTCGGTCGGTCTGTCGCCGGTTTGGATGGACTCTAGCACGTCGGAGCAATGTCGTATCCTCGAGGAGGCGGTGGGCGGTCCGCAA AAACTGGCAGAAATAACAGGATCCAGAGCTTACGAAAGGTTTTCCGGTGCGCAAATAGCCAAAATAGCCCATTACAAGCCGGACGCTTATGCCAGCACCGAG AGGATATCTCTCGTCAGCAGCTTCGCGGCTACTTTATTCCTCGGGGATTTCGCCCCAATTGATCTGTCCGACGGGTCAGGAACTAACCTTCTGGATATCCGAACTAAGGACTGGTGTGATCAGCTTCTAGAG GCTTGCGCTCCGGGACTGAGAGAGAGGCTCGGAAGTCCCGTGCCATCTTACACGAATTTGGGTCCGGTTTCGAAGTATCTCGTTGAGCGATTTGGGTTCGATGAAAAATGCCGAGTGATAGCATTCACTGGGGACAATCCGGGCTCTCTGATTG GAATGAGACTCAAGGACGGAGATGTGGCTTGTAGTTTGGGCACTAGCGATACTCTCTTTTTATGGCTTGAAAAGGTGAAAACCGCGACGGAGGGGCACATCTTCTGCAACCCGCTAGAGGACGGGGCTTACATGGCTTTGCTTTG CTTTAAAAATGGCTCTCTGACTCGCGAGAGAATCAGAGACAGCGCGGCCGGTGGATCCTGgcaaatttttaacgaattatTGGAGAGCACGCCCCGAGGAAATTTCGGTAATATCGGACTTTACTACGACGCTCAGGAGATAATTCCGTTCCTTAACGGAGATCACAGATACAACAAAGCCAACGACGAAATCAGCCGATACAGTTCAAAGGAAGTCGAAGTCCGGGCGGTCATAGAGGGTCAATTTATCGCGCGAAGAGCCCACGCCGAAGACTTTGGCTTCACGATCG GCCCAAACACCCGCATTATAGCGACTGGGGGAGCTTCTAACAACAAAGCGATACTCCAAGTTCTCGCCGACGTTTTCAATTCCCCTGTTTACGTCTCG GAATTAGCTAATTCGGCGATGTTGGGAGGGGCTTATCAGGCGAAGCACGGATTGCTGCGTggagaaaaaacttttctggAAATAACAGCATCGTTACCCGAACCTCGGCTATTGTGTCAGCCGTACAAAGACGCGGAGTCT ATATACAAGCCGATGATCGTTCGGTATAGAAAAATCGTCGCCGATCTGCTGAAGAAGGAATAG
- the LOC107217110 gene encoding probable enoyl-CoA hydratase, giving the protein MFSARRLIPSLSREIRRHLKKSLTSKPAAAVELCEPTKENKDILVERMGEITKIGINCPEKKNSLNRIAAQNLSDAIEEFEQDESALVAVIHGIGGNFCTGYDLKEISEYDGESEDTLPQFGPLANRMTLTKKPMVAALSGYTIGAGLELALLCDLRVVEESAVIGFHNRRFGVPILGGGTVRLPALIGHSRAMDMILTGRGITAAEAFSWGLANRLVACGTSLGQAFNLAQCLLKFPQRTMLADRASAHNASFSSRSFEEALQYEKDHSSHLLLEEGAVGAKKFREGIGRHGKFYHLRHIDRSKTDEIKDDLL; this is encoded by the exons atgttttccgCGAGACGTTTGATTCCGTCGCTGAGCAGGGAGATCAGGcgtcatttaaaaaaatctctaaCCTCAAAACCAGCCGCGGCCGTAGAATTATGCGAGCCGACTAAAG AGAATAAAGACATACTCGTTGAGCGAATGGGCGAGATAACAAAGATCGGTATAAATTGTCCGGAGAAAAAGAACAGCCTCAACCGAATAGCGGCGCAAAATCTTTCGGACGCTATCGAAGAATTTGAGCAAGACGAATCCGCCCTTGTCGCCGTTATCCACGGTATTGGGGGAAATTTTTGCACCGGCTATGACCTCAAGGAAATATCCGAATACGACGGAGAGTCGGAAGACACTTTGCCACAGTTCGGGCCTCTG GCGAACCGAATGACTCTGACGAAAAAACCGATGGTTGCTGCCCTCAGCGGTTACACGATCGGAGCCGGTCTCGAGTTGGCTCTTCTCTGCGATTTAAGGGTGGTCGAGGAGTCCGCAGTGATCGGTTTTCACAATCGGAGATTCGGCGTTCCGATCCTCGGCGGTGGTACCGTCCGTCTACCGGCTCTGATCGGCCACTCGAGAGCGATGGACATGATCCTGACGGGCCGAGGAATCACCGCCGCTGAAGCCTTCTCGTGGGGATTGGCGAACAGGCTCGTGGCGTGCGGCACGT CCCTAGGACAGGCCTTCAACCTGGCCCAGTGTCTGCTCAAGTTCCCCCAGCGTACCATGCTCGCCGATCGAGCCTCCGCTCACAACGCCTCATTCTCTTCGCGGAGCTTCGAGGAGGCGTTGCAGTACGAGAAGGATCACTCGTCGCATCTGTTATTGGAAGAAGGCGCCGTCGGTGCTAAGAAATTTCGCGAGGGTATCGGGAGGCACGGAAAATTCTATCATTTGCGACACATCGATAGAAGCAAGACCGACGAGATTAAAGACGATCTTTTGTAG
- the LOC107217109 gene encoding FAST kinase domain-containing protein 4 isoform X2, translated as MAMLQFGGTMCNVVTRFAPRTIWRINSQQLLTLSSSAAPVPDIASIVDKPKKPVQQQTSTKQSKPKLKSENKLVEAAFAAILNDTKTVADRSSKSSIRKDISEANTIDKLLSIAGNEKISQRDGLNIMSILSEWINAKTITPADFEKDPRFLSLCKQLAGQAEQSTTSKPHEHGDLKTVLSLAGDDEAAKLISTLSLAQMTQVLTTLAHKRRRSLPILRSLSYHISRSTEKMNVKECADILFSLAVLNFPDEVLMEKVSSELIIRIPENNGTAVIGSVVTSLGFLRYKNTELLDALCEWILAEPRSLKPQYITSLLLTLATVQHIPFNMTELHKAFIKPLKETDVSASEIWLDVVWATVILGIADPVQVACTLNSVFIQKLTDLQCLTVPRKVKLLNVNAAAKLLIPNYTGPFLNEDLNSDETFINRPKEKQLYVTSVHDTLSNLFASSTCLKINENTGMGFIIDAECYVDDKCNPLPIGQAAKHSNATRLAVISLYYNDFCRGVQECVGLYSLIIRLLQAKGYKVVLVPYTEFNPQDKLVTRVKYLKEKIRLTVQSSST; from the exons ATGGCAATGCTACAATTTGGCGGAACCATGTGTAACGTGGTAACTAGGTTCGCCCCTCGTACGATATGGAGGATTAATTCGCAGCAGTTGTTAACACTCAGCAGTTCCGCAGCCCCTGTTCCTGACATTGCTTCTATTGTTGACAAG CCCAAGAAACCAGTCCAACAGCAAACCAGTACAAAGCAGAGTAAACCGAAACTAAAGTCCGAAAACAAACTAGTCGAAGCGGCATTTGCCGCAATACTGAATGACACGAAAACAGTGGCCGATAGGTCTTCAAAATCCTCCATTAGAAAAGATATTTCTGAGGCTAATACCATCGACAAGTTATTAAGCATAGcaggaaatgagaaaatatctCAAAGAGATGGTCTCAACATTATGTCTATTCTCTCCGAGTGGATTAATGCAAAGACAATCACTCCGGCAGACTTTGAGAAAGATCCGAGGTTCTTGTCGCTTTGCAAACAGCTTGCAGGACAGGCTGAACAATCGACAACATCCAAACCCCACGAACATGGTGATTTAAAAACTGTGCTCAGCCTTGCGGGAGATGATGAGGCAGCAAAACTCATTTCTACCCTATCTCTCGCTCAGATGACCCAG GTACTTACCACCTTGGCTCACAAGCGGAGAAGATCCCTACCCATATTGAGATCTTTGTCGTACCATATCTCTCGCAGCACTGAGAAAATGAATGTAAAAGAATGTGCTGACATTCTATTTTCATTGGCTGTGCTGAACTTTCCAGATGAG GTACTGATGGAGAAAGTTAGCTCAGAATTAATCATACGTATTCCTGAGAATAATGGTACCGCTGTAATAGGCTCAGTCGTAACATCCTTGGGCTTTCTCCGATATAAAAATACCGAACTGTTGGATGCGTTATGCGAATGGATCTTGGCAGAGCCACGATCACTGAAGCCACAGTACATCACATCCCTGTTGTTAACTTTAGCCACTGTTCAACACATACCTTTCAACATGACAGAATTGCATAAG GCATTCATAAAGCCATTGAAGGAGACTGATGTATCCGCTTCGGAAATATGGCTTGATGTTGTCTGGGCAACTGTAATTCTAGGAATAGCAGATCCTGTCCAAGTTGCTTGCACCTTGAACTCAGTTTTTATCCAAAAATTGACAG ACTTACAATGTCTGACGGTGCCAAGGAAGGTGAAGCTGCTCAACGTTAATGCTGCAGCCAAATTACTAATCCCAAATTATACGG GGCCATTTTTAAACGAAGACCTCAATTCGGATGAGACATTCATCAATAGACCCAAAGAAAAACAGCTCTATGTTACCTCCGTGCACGATACCCTTTCCAATCTATTCGCTTCATCAACTTGTCTGAAAATCAATGAGAACACCGGAATGGGCTTTATTATAG ATGCGGAATGCTATGTGGACGATAAATGCAATCCACTACCGATTGGTCAAGCGGCGAAACACAGTAATGCTACGAG ACTTGCGGTGATTAGCCTTTATTACAACGACTTTTGCCGAGGGGTCCAAGAGTGTGTGGGTTTATATTCGCTGATCATCCGACTACTACAAGCTAAGGGATACAAAGTAGTGCTTGTACCTTATACAGAATTTAATCCACAGGATAAATTAGTAACACGTGTTAAATACTTAAAGGAAAAAATACGGTTAACGGTTCAGTCGAGTAGTACCTAG
- the LOC107217109 gene encoding FAST kinase domain-containing protein 4 isoform X1 produces the protein MAMLQFGGTMCNVVTRFAPRTIWRINSQQLLTLSSSAAPVPDIASIVDKQPKKPVQQQTSTKQSKPKLKSENKLVEAAFAAILNDTKTVADRSSKSSIRKDISEANTIDKLLSIAGNEKISQRDGLNIMSILSEWINAKTITPADFEKDPRFLSLCKQLAGQAEQSTTSKPHEHGDLKTVLSLAGDDEAAKLISTLSLAQMTQVLTTLAHKRRRSLPILRSLSYHISRSTEKMNVKECADILFSLAVLNFPDEVLMEKVSSELIIRIPENNGTAVIGSVVTSLGFLRYKNTELLDALCEWILAEPRSLKPQYITSLLLTLATVQHIPFNMTELHKAFIKPLKETDVSASEIWLDVVWATVILGIADPVQVACTLNSVFIQKLTDLQCLTVPRKVKLLNVNAAAKLLIPNYTGPFLNEDLNSDETFINRPKEKQLYVTSVHDTLSNLFASSTCLKINENTGMGFIIDAECYVDDKCNPLPIGQAAKHSNATRLAVISLYYNDFCRGVQECVGLYSLIIRLLQAKGYKVVLVPYTEFNPQDKLVTRVKYLKEKIRLTVQSSST, from the exons ATGGCAATGCTACAATTTGGCGGAACCATGTGTAACGTGGTAACTAGGTTCGCCCCTCGTACGATATGGAGGATTAATTCGCAGCAGTTGTTAACACTCAGCAGTTCCGCAGCCCCTGTTCCTGACATTGCTTCTATTGTTGACAAG CAGCCCAAGAAACCAGTCCAACAGCAAACCAGTACAAAGCAGAGTAAACCGAAACTAAAGTCCGAAAACAAACTAGTCGAAGCGGCATTTGCCGCAATACTGAATGACACGAAAACAGTGGCCGATAGGTCTTCAAAATCCTCCATTAGAAAAGATATTTCTGAGGCTAATACCATCGACAAGTTATTAAGCATAGcaggaaatgagaaaatatctCAAAGAGATGGTCTCAACATTATGTCTATTCTCTCCGAGTGGATTAATGCAAAGACAATCACTCCGGCAGACTTTGAGAAAGATCCGAGGTTCTTGTCGCTTTGCAAACAGCTTGCAGGACAGGCTGAACAATCGACAACATCCAAACCCCACGAACATGGTGATTTAAAAACTGTGCTCAGCCTTGCGGGAGATGATGAGGCAGCAAAACTCATTTCTACCCTATCTCTCGCTCAGATGACCCAG GTACTTACCACCTTGGCTCACAAGCGGAGAAGATCCCTACCCATATTGAGATCTTTGTCGTACCATATCTCTCGCAGCACTGAGAAAATGAATGTAAAAGAATGTGCTGACATTCTATTTTCATTGGCTGTGCTGAACTTTCCAGATGAG GTACTGATGGAGAAAGTTAGCTCAGAATTAATCATACGTATTCCTGAGAATAATGGTACCGCTGTAATAGGCTCAGTCGTAACATCCTTGGGCTTTCTCCGATATAAAAATACCGAACTGTTGGATGCGTTATGCGAATGGATCTTGGCAGAGCCACGATCACTGAAGCCACAGTACATCACATCCCTGTTGTTAACTTTAGCCACTGTTCAACACATACCTTTCAACATGACAGAATTGCATAAG GCATTCATAAAGCCATTGAAGGAGACTGATGTATCCGCTTCGGAAATATGGCTTGATGTTGTCTGGGCAACTGTAATTCTAGGAATAGCAGATCCTGTCCAAGTTGCTTGCACCTTGAACTCAGTTTTTATCCAAAAATTGACAG ACTTACAATGTCTGACGGTGCCAAGGAAGGTGAAGCTGCTCAACGTTAATGCTGCAGCCAAATTACTAATCCCAAATTATACGG GGCCATTTTTAAACGAAGACCTCAATTCGGATGAGACATTCATCAATAGACCCAAAGAAAAACAGCTCTATGTTACCTCCGTGCACGATACCCTTTCCAATCTATTCGCTTCATCAACTTGTCTGAAAATCAATGAGAACACCGGAATGGGCTTTATTATAG ATGCGGAATGCTATGTGGACGATAAATGCAATCCACTACCGATTGGTCAAGCGGCGAAACACAGTAATGCTACGAG ACTTGCGGTGATTAGCCTTTATTACAACGACTTTTGCCGAGGGGTCCAAGAGTGTGTGGGTTTATATTCGCTGATCATCCGACTACTACAAGCTAAGGGATACAAAGTAGTGCTTGTACCTTATACAGAATTTAATCCACAGGATAAATTAGTAACACGTGTTAAATACTTAAAGGAAAAAATACGGTTAACGGTTCAGTCGAGTAGTACCTAG
- the LOC107217111 gene encoding splicing factor 3A subunit 1: MPAQEIVTPQPAEVEDAAPSSQPIVGIIYPPPEVRNIVDKTASFVARNGPEFESRIRQNELGNPKFNFLNFGDPYHAYYQHKVKEFKEGKAQEPVIGLGVGKGVNLTAHQKQQEILKQVEQPFVPKDPPVDFEFIADPPSISALDLDIVKLTAQFVARNGRQFLTNLMNREQRNFQFDFLRPQHSLFQYFTKLLEQYTKVLIPPKDLLPRLRDEAANMDKILEQVKYRAEWLKYQEAQRRKEEEELERERVAYAQIDWHDFVVVETVDYQQFEVGNFPAPTTPDEVGARVLMQERIEDGEEVEMQIESDGDEELHSREGEKDRAKDNNQVQDMEEDSSDDDDVSPPGDSNRGKDQRHRDTMQPPPLPPTPGNVVVKKGYDPKQHASVKNTRPTAPDEYLISPITGERIPASKVQEHMRIGLLDPRWVEQRDKHLDKLAQETVFAPGTAIEASLKQLAERRTDIFGVGDEETAIGKKIGEEDKKKDDKVTWDGHTSSVEAATRAARANITLEEQIHQIHKVKGLLPDEEKEKIGPKPATRAAELSHMAAAASKPQATLKAPPKPPAPKPVPVPAQPPPPSIGMSTMGIPQPIMPQPPMMMMAPMPPIRPPPLMTPAMSPFMPTPPPMQPPLPSGIGIKHPGEPMEEEPQAKKLRTEDSLIPEQQFLARNKGPVQVNIAVPMMTEKAEWKLNGQTLNITLQLSDTIATMKASIHEQTGMPPGKQKLQYEGMFFKDNNTLGYYNLASGNVINLLPKERGGRKK; this comes from the exons ATGCCGGCTCAAGAAATAGTAACTCCCCAACCAGCGGAAGTCGAGGATGCCGCGCCGTCCTCGCAGCCGATCGTCGGCATCATATACCCTCCCCCGGAGGTTAGGA ATATCGTTGATAAGACGGCTAGTTTTGTTGCTAGAAATGGCCCAGAGTTTGAGTCGAGGATCCGTCAAAACGAGCTTGGCAACCCAAAGTTCAATTTCCTCAACTTTGGCGATCCGTATCATGCTTATTATCAGCACAAAGTTAAGGAATTCAAGGAGGGAAAGGCACAGGAGCCTGTCATCGGTCTGGGCGTTGGTAAAGGTGTGAATCTCACAGCCCACCAGAAACAACAAGAAATTTTGAAGCAAGTCGAACAGCCGTTCGTACCCAAGGATCCGCCAGttgattttgaattcattGCTGATCCCCCGTCTATTTCCGCTCTAGATTT AGACATTGTCAAACTGACAGCTCAGTTTGTAGCTCGTAATGGGCGCCAATTTTTGACCAATCTAATGAATCGTGAGCAgaggaattttcaatttgacttTTTGCGTCCTCAGCACTCTctctttcaatatttcactAAGCTGCTTGAACAGTATACAAAG GTGCTGATTCCTCCGAAAGATTTACTTCCTCGGCTGCGAGATGAAGCCGCGAACATGGACAAGATATTAGAACAAgtgaaatatcgcgcagagtGGCTCAAGTATCAGGAGGCACAGAGGCgcaaagaggaagaggaattAGAGCGTGAAAGAGTTGCTTATGCTCAAATTGATTGGCATGATTTTGTTGTCGTTGAAACGGTTGACTACCAACAGTTTGAAGTTGGGAATTTCCCCGCTCCCACAACTCCGGACGAGGTTGGAGCTCGTGTTTTGATGCAG GAACGCATTGAGGATGGAGAGGAGGTGGAAATGCAGATTGAAAGTGACGGGGATGAAGAGCTCCACTCTCGCGAGGGTGAGAAAGACAGAGCAAAAGATAACAACCAG GTCCAAGATATGGAGGAAGATTCCAGTGATGACGACGACGTTTCGCCTCCTGGAGATTCAAACAGAGGCAAAGACCAGAGACACCGCGATACCATGCAACCACCGCCGCTACCTCCAACCCCGGGCAATGTCGTCGTCAAGAAGGGGTACGATCCGAAACAACATG CTTCCGTGAAGAATACTCGCCCCACTGCGCCAGATGAGTATTTGATATCTCCTATAACTGGGGAGAGAATCCCAGCAAGCAAAGTGCAAGAACACATGCGAATTGGTCTGCTGGATCCTCGCTGGGTGGAGCAGCGTGATAAGCACCTGGACAAACTGGCCCAAGAGACCGTATTCGCTCCTGGTACGGCGATAGAAGCAAGTTTGAAGCAGCTGGCCGAGCGGCGTACGGATATTTTCGGTGTGGGAGATGAGGAGACAGCTATTGGTAAGAAGATCGGTGAAGAGGACAAGAAGAAAGACGACAAGGTTACGTGGGACGGTCACACGTCGAGCGTTGAGGCCGCTACGCGCGCCGCTCGCGCTAATATTACACTTGAAGAGCAAATACATCAAATCCATAAGGTTAAAGGCCTTCTGCCTGATgaggaaaaggagaaaatcGGGCCTAAACCCGCCACTCGAGCTGCTGAACTCTCCCACATGGCGGCTGCGGCTTCCAAGCCTCAGGCGACCCTGAAAGCTCCTCCAAAGCCACCCGCGCCCAAACCCGTACCGGTTCCTGCTCAACCACCACCCCCTTCGATTGGAATGTCGACGATGGGTATTCCGCAACCCATAATGCCTCAACCACCTATGATGATGATGGCACCCATGCCGCCGATTCGGCCGCCCCCCTTAATGA CACCAGCAATGTCGCCGTTCATGCCAACGCCACCCCCGATGCAGCCGCCGTTACCAAGTGGG attGGTATAAAGCATCCTGGCGAGCCAATGGAAGAAGAACCGCAAGCAAAGAAATTGCGTACCGAAGATTCCTTGATACCGGAGCAACAGTTCTTGGCTAGAAATAAG GGTCCGGTGCAAGTCAATATCGCCGTTCCTATGATGACCGAGAAAGCTGAGTGGAAGTTGAACGGACAAACTCTGAACATCACGCTGCAATTGAGCGATACCATTGCTACAATGAAGGCAAGCATTCACGAACAGACTGGAATGCCGCCTGGGAAACAAAAGCTTCAATACGAG GGAATGTTCTTCAAGGACAACAACACTCTCGGTTACTATAATTTAGCCTCGGGTAACGTGATAAACCTTTTACCAAAGGAGCGCGGTGGCAGGAAGAAGTAA